The Panthera leo isolate Ple1 chromosome D4, P.leo_Ple1_pat1.1, whole genome shotgun sequence nucleotide sequence GCAAGAACATGGGACCCATAGTCACAGgaccacaaggaaatgaattctagCAAGAACTTGAGagagcttggaagcagatccttATGTAGTTCAGCTTCCATATGAGTATGTGGTCAgatgacatcttgattttatCCTTGTGAGACCCTCAGCAAAGCCAGTTAAAGTCTGCCAGATTCTTGACCCACAGACACTGAGATAATTCATTGGTGCTCACTTAAGTTGCTACATTTGTAGTAATTTGCTATGTAGCTATAGGAAAGTAACAAAAAAGTgcataattcatatttttttagattGGGAAATTGGTCAGTTTTCttcttctgattataaaagtatacTAAAATATAGTCCCAAATcagaaatttatatgaaaaatattcttaGTTCTAAAGCCAATCATTATTAAAgaagtactttaatttttttaagtttatttatttattttgagagagagaggagcgggCGCGACAGAGAGCGAGGAGGAGAGGGGgcgggaagagggagagagagagagagagagaaaatccctgcactctgtcagcacagagcctggtgcagggcttgaactcacaaaccatgagatcatgacctgagtggaaataaagagttggacacttaaccaactgagccagccagatgccccattcttttttaaattaatgtttttaaaaatatcaaacatatTATTGTTTTACGATCTTTCTATGCTACACTATTTTATGCATATTTCATGTTCATGTGCgtctttaaaaatcagtaaagaaaaaagcAGCACTTCCCAAACTGTGTCCTACACATCTTCAATATACTAATCAGtgtttcaagaataaaaatgtttgaggAACACTTCTTACTATATTTTCTCATTAGAAAAATCatgatatggggtgcctgggtggctcagtcagttgagtgtccgacttcggctcagctcatgatctcatagtttgtgggttcaagccctgcatcaggctctgtgctgacagctcagagcctggagcctgcttcagattctgtggttctctctctctctctctctctctctctgcccctcccccactcatgctctgcctctctctgtctcaaaaataaaataaacatttaaaaaaatgaaaaaaagaaaacaaaaaaacaaaaaaacaaaaggagaggtgcccaggtggctcagtcagttaagcatttaactcttggttttggctcaggtcatgatctcacagttcgtgggtttgagccccatatcagactctgtgctgacagcatggagcctgcttgggatttctctctccctctctctctctgcccctccacagctctctctctctcaaaaaataaacataaaaatgttttaaaaataaataaaactagaggAAATCtggcaacaaaaaagaaaacattttaattttgtaattatttaacaCATAGTTATTTCCTACCAGGGGAACACTCTTCCTCTTGCATACCTATTAACATCCTGAGAAGCATCTTTTCATCAATAATATGAATTCAAACAATTGAAGATATCTAAACCACTCTTGGATGAAACAAGGTAACACGCATCTTTCCATGAGCACTATTACTTTCTTAGAGCCTAGGATGTTGGATTAAATTATGTGGACtcccaggtcttttttttttttaatttttaaaaatatttatttttgagagagagagagagagacagagtgtgagtgggggaggggcagagagagagggagacacagtaatctgaaacaggctccagactctgagctgtcagcacagagtctgacgtggggctcaacctggggaacagtgagatcatgacctgagccaaaattggatgcttaacctactgaaaaCCACCAAGGTGTCCCTGGATTCCCAGGTCTTTGACCTTGATCAGTGCTGAATCAATTAAGAGGTAAGGATAAGGGTCTATTTAAATCCTATGGTATAACTGTTAACATAATGCAATTACACAATTCAcctcttaaaaattacttttatgacTGTCCAGATCAAGGGACCACCTCACAGTGCTTTCATCAAATACTACTTACAGTGGTATATTTCTGCCAATGCATTTCAACTGGGATTTTAACAAATTGGTATGCATTTGGAGGATAATCAGGAAAGATGACAggtttattttgacattttaagcAATTGCAATTAGacatttttatatacacaaagcaggcagaggcaggaggaaagCATGGCTGAAAGAGGCAAGCAGTCTTTAGCTCAATGAAAGGATAATGAGAGCTATCCATAAGTGAATTGGGTGTGTTTAACACATCTCTTCTCTGGCTATGTTTAAGTAGAAGTTAGATGACAACCTGGCTAAGATATTGTTGGGAAATTTCTTAGTCTCAATTCAATGCTGGTGACTTCTAAAATTCGATCAGTCTCCTATTGTGAACTAAAGTGTCTTTAATCAAGGCCGAGTAGCAGTACAGTCCCTGCATTAGGGGGCAATCACGTTGATTGCTtgagattaagaaaacaacagTGTTCTTTCAGGAAAAGCCAATTTTGGACATCAATGTGCTTTGGGAAGCACAGTCTGAACAGTCTCTGTAGGTCAAGTGCtacagactgaattgtgtcctcccaaaaatGTGAATGTTGAAGCCCaaacctccaatgtgatggtatttggacaTAGGGTCTTTGAGAGGTGGTGAGttttagatgagatcatgaagGCAGGGTGTTCATGATGAGATCAATGACCTTATAAGAGAAACCAAAGAGCTTGTccttgtgaggacacagtaagGAGGCCATCTCTAAGCCGGGGGAAAAAAGCTCTCATCAGAACGTGACTGTTAagtcatccagtctgtggtatttgttatgcTGCCTGAGCTAAGACACCAAGGGTATACTAGCTCAAGGCCTGGGAGGGACCTAAGCCAGTTTATACAGTATGTCAGAGCAGACAAAAATATTTAGGATTGTGCATTAACTgtttggaactttaaaaataaactttaaaaataaaactgccagttacTTTACCAGCAAAGATGGGTTTATTCAGAAATATCAACGAATTGCAATTCAGGGCAAGGAAGCAAGCTACTGGCAAAACCATAGACAAGCctcaagaacaaaggagaggaatgtTCTCTTGCAGAGAAAGTTGGGAAAGCTATTACAAACAAAAAGTTCGTTTGAGTAAACGAGGAGTTTGAAGTATAATGGCTTTTCATTGGAGCTTGGGAGAGAAgaacctttcttcctcctgctgggaCAATAACTAGTAGCTAAAGCACCGCGGATTTGCAATTGGGTCTCTTCTTGTTGGGTCTACAGTTGACCCAAGGGATAGGGCATGAGAGCTCCCCCTTCcggtttccttttttaattctcACGGTAATAACACAAGATGTAAATCAGTAGTGGACTGATGGCACTTACTTCATTCTCGGTTAAGTCCATCTGGGTCTAATGAGGAGGAAGACACGAGGCCTTCAGGGTTTCAAGGTACTCGTCTCCTCTCAAGGAGGCACTGAATGAATGCTGAACTATCTAAGCAGGAGAAAATACTCTGAGTGTATCGTGTATCAGTACTCCAAATTGTGCAGCTCACAAGGTCTCTGAGTGGCCAGTGATGACGATATTAGCATTTATGAAGCCCGGATTCGTGTTCACTTTCCCTAGATATTCCATACGCTAAGTTCTGTGCTGCTGAGTAACCCGTGCATAACCCGCCGTGCTGGAGCCATCAGTGGCCCGAGACTGGACCAGGGTCCCTCACGTTTCCTAACACCGTCCTTTCCCCGCACCCCACAGCCTGACTGGGCTCGCCCTCAGCTTGTTCGGATTTCGCAGAGGAACAGACTGCCTGGTCACAGTACATATAGCGCTTTCCCAGTTCTGGACTCCAGACTGGAGAGGGGTGTCCTTCCGCGTCAGGATGTGTCCATTTCTGTGCCTGAAGAGGACACCAGGAGCCGTTCCACAAGCGCCGAAATTACAAAACAGTCGCCCATCTAAGTCACTTCCCCAGACTGGACAGTGTTTCCGGAAACAGCACGGCCGCGAGGCCGTGGGAGATGACATACTTCCGGCGGGCGGCCGCGTGAGCACGCCCCGGCGGCCTCGGAGGCGTGGAGGTGGGGCCTGAGGTGGGCGGGGCGCTGCCGGAGGCCTCCGGCGCGGGCGCCCAGCTCCAGGCGGGAGctggggcgcggggcggggccttGTGACCGTCCGGGGCCGCCCCTGACGCCGCTGGCCGCTGCGAGAGTCGCGGTCGTTGCGGCGGGTGCGACCGGCGGCCTCTGCAGTTGCGCTCCCGGCCTCGCCTCCTTGGTGGCTCCGGCCTCAGCCGCCCTTACAGCCCTCGGCGTCGCCGCTGGCGCCGCCACCCGACCCGCAGGCCGCCGCGGGCCACGGAGCCCATGAGGGCGCGGGCCCCGCCGCCGCGTCCGCGGCGTCGTCGTCGTCCCGGAGCACCCCGAGCCGGCGCGGGCATGGCCGCGGCATGAGCGCGGAGCCGCCGCCGGAGCCGGAGGACGCGGCGGCGTCGGAGCCCGCGGCGGGAGCCATGCCAGAGAAGCGCCCGGGCGCGCAGGCCGCCGGCGGCCTCTCGGTGAGCGCGGGTGCGGCCCAGGGAGCCTGGGCGGGGCCGGGGTGCGGAGCCCGGgtatgaggggggggggggggggggggagtgtacGTGGACAGGCCGCGTGGGCCCCGGCTCTCGGGCAGCCCGTCCTTTCCGGGGCCACTCCTGCGCCTCGCCGGACAAACCTTCAGGTGGTTTGTTGTCTCGGGAAGCACTGTGCGCGGGGCCCCGAGGAGAAGTGGTTTAGTCCTTTCGGGAACTTCCAGACGTGTGGCAGGCGGTTCCACTTCCGTGGTGCAGTTCCCGGCCCGGCCTCCTCGGGCGTGTGCGGGCCTGTCGGCCGGGAACGCTCGGGCCGCTCTCCCTCCGGGTTTCCGCCGGGTTCGGGTGGCCGCCGGGGCGCTGATTTCATAGGCCCGGGTTCGGCAGAGCCCGCTGGCTCAGAGGCGCCTCCGGTTCGTTATGGGGGAGTAGAAAACATAGAGCTCCAGTCTTCCTTAAAGACCCTGGGTTTTTCTGCTCTATTCAGGACAGGAAATACAGAAACGTTACAGGGTAACACCAAG carries:
- the LOC122205499 gene encoding CASP-like protein 4A2 yields the protein MPRPCPRRLGVLRDDDDAADAAAGPAPSWAPWPAAACGSGGGASGDAEGCEAGSATAEAAGRTRRNDRDSRSGQRRQGRPRTVTRPRPAPQLPPGAGRPRRRPPAAPRPPQAPPPRLRGRRGVLTRPPAGSMSSPTASRPCCFRKHCPVWGSDLDGRLFCNFGACGTAPGVLFRHRNGHILTRKDTPLQSGVQNWESAICTVTRQSVPLRNPNKLRASPVRLWGAGKGRC